From a region of the Pseudomonadota bacterium genome:
- a CDS encoding amino acid ABC transporter substrate-binding protein, with the protein MKKKMFVPLLVVVTMVMFLFCNVVVAAPAKDKIRIGWVTSLSGPYASGVPGTYGMTYDLWIDEINAKGGIFVKEYGKKLPIEVIRYDDKSDVGTMTKLLEKTILTDKVDFIFSPWGTAMLFAAAPIANKHKYILIGGPGGADKLRDMMPKFPYFFSVLNTAMAQMPPLVQILGDANVKKVAIIYIEDLHGIEYRDVALKELKKRGIQVAMVKSFPFGTKDLSPLLKEAKAADVDAFLGFIYPDESFLVTKQAMEINFNPKAFFLTVGPFLIEYREAFGAKNVEGVMGGGAWNEKVSPGAKQFRDNFIKKYKVEPSYWGPLFMYSSLQFFEKAIEEAGTLNQKKIRDLMATKTYDTAMGPMRFEKGFNTTHPGEIGQWQNGVYEVIDPGKKRTSEPKYPKPEWPKSK; encoded by the coding sequence ATGAAAAAGAAGATGTTTGTTCCACTACTGGTCGTAGTTACAATGGTAATGTTTTTGTTCTGTAACGTTGTTGTTGCCGCGCCTGCTAAAGATAAAATTCGTATAGGCTGGGTTACTTCGCTCTCGGGTCCCTATGCCAGCGGGGTGCCGGGCACCTACGGGATGACATATGATCTTTGGATCGATGAGATCAACGCAAAAGGAGGGATATTCGTCAAGGAATACGGAAAAAAATTGCCCATCGAAGTCATCAGATATGATGACAAGAGCGACGTGGGCACTATGACGAAATTGCTCGAGAAAACAATATTGACAGATAAGGTGGATTTCATATTTTCACCCTGGGGTACGGCAATGCTTTTCGCCGCCGCGCCTATAGCCAACAAACATAAGTACATACTCATCGGCGGCCCTGGTGGAGCAGACAAACTCAGGGACATGATGCCGAAATTCCCCTATTTTTTTTCAGTGCTGAACACGGCCATGGCCCAGATGCCCCCTCTTGTCCAGATACTGGGGGATGCTAATGTAAAAAAAGTGGCCATCATCTATATTGAGGATCTTCACGGCATCGAGTATAGAGATGTGGCACTCAAAGAGCTAAAAAAGCGGGGGATTCAAGTTGCAATGGTGAAGAGTTTTCCTTTTGGAACGAAGGATCTTTCTCCTCTTTTGAAAGAAGCCAAAGCAGCCGATGTTGACGCCTTCCTGGGGTTTATCTATCCTGACGAATCTTTTCTTGTGACTAAACAGGCGATGGAAATCAACTTCAATCCGAAAGCCTTTTTCCTGACAGTTGGTCCCTTCCTTATCGAGTATAGGGAGGCCTTTGGTGCAAAGAACGTGGAAGGGGTGATGGGAGGAGGAGCCTGGAATGAGAAAGTATCACCTGGAGCGAAACAGTTCCGTGATAACTTTATTAAGAAATATAAAGTTGAGCCTTCATATTGGGGACCACTTTTCATGTATTCCTCGCTCCAGTTCTTTGAGAAGGCTATTGAAGAAGCAGGGACCCTGAATCAAAAGAAGATACGTGATCTTATGGCCACAAAGACATACGATACGGCTATGGGACCGATGAGATTTGAGAAAGGGTTCAACACTACACACCCCGGTGAGATAGGCCAATGGCAAAACGGCGTGTATGAAGTTATAGACCCGGGCAAGAAGAGGACATCTGAACCGAAATATCCGAAGCCGGAGTGGCCGAAGTCCAAGTGA